A genome region from Nocardia sp. NBC_01730 includes the following:
- a CDS encoding OsmC family protein, producing the protein MTTDLRTPLNDIADATARAVADDPANALVVFRASGTPEGTVGSAVTLGKHTVRVDEPPALGGADTAPNPVKVYLASLIAGQVVTYRFWTQRLGITIDDLAVTAEGDLDVRGLFGLDDATRPGFQAVRVTVRVSGPETEQRYAELQQAVDVHCPVLDLTTGATPVDTTLITA; encoded by the coding sequence ATGACGACCGACCTGCGCACGCCGCTCAACGACATCGCCGACGCCACGGCACGGGCCGTCGCGGACGACCCGGCGAACGCGCTGGTGGTGTTCCGCGCTTCCGGCACACCAGAGGGAACGGTGGGCAGCGCGGTCACTCTCGGCAAGCACACCGTTCGAGTGGACGAGCCGCCCGCGCTCGGTGGCGCGGACACCGCGCCCAACCCCGTCAAGGTCTACCTGGCCTCGCTCATCGCCGGCCAGGTGGTGACCTACCGGTTCTGGACCCAGCGGCTCGGCATCACGATCGACGATCTGGCGGTGACGGCCGAGGGCGATCTCGACGTGCGCGGGCTCTTCGGTCTGGACGACGCCACCCGCCCGGGGTTCCAGGCGGTGCGCGTGACTGTGCGGGTCAGCGGACCCGAGACCGAACAGCGCTACGCCGAGCTCCAGCAGGCCGTCGACGTGCACTGCCCGGTCCTGGATCTCACCACCGGAGCCACTCCGGTGGACACCACTTTGATCACCGCCTAG
- a CDS encoding DUF1254 domain-containing protein encodes MDDRTENRPVVSRRAVLGMAVTSVAAIGVAACGGSDEDGSTARTGTGEAATIAKDAYIFGYPLVLMDFTRAADGATAPANRFQHASALPTPAQRDVVRPDLDTLHSTAWLDLTGEPIVLRVPEMGGGRYWLVQLLDAWTNNVHNPSSLRPQAKSATPPYTYVVTGPGWSGVLPDGLTPMPMPTPTVWLTCRIQVGGNNDIRVVHELQQELQLMPLSAWFAGTGPSAPAGPPSRWTEAQPLAEQVAKMGARDFFHRMCAVMSINPPAPDDAPAMRRFATIGIRPGGKVKGISDSELTAAADTAKEQIPVSLGARTVNENGWVFDPDIGRYGTNYLLRAVIAWIGLGATLPEDSIFPTLFATADAAGSTGRFGLHFAPGQLPPVNAFWSLTAYGADSYLVPNPAEIYAIGHHAPVVFNADGSLDLTLQHNDPGPSILRGNWLPIPEAGQFSVSLAMFAPKEEALHGRWLPPRLLPLP; translated from the coding sequence ATGGACGACAGGACCGAGAACAGGCCCGTGGTATCGCGGCGCGCCGTGCTCGGCATGGCGGTGACGTCGGTGGCCGCGATCGGCGTGGCGGCGTGCGGCGGATCGGACGAGGACGGCTCGACCGCCCGCACCGGGACCGGCGAGGCCGCGACGATCGCCAAAGACGCCTATATTTTCGGCTATCCGCTGGTGCTGATGGACTTCACCCGCGCAGCGGACGGAGCGACTGCACCCGCCAACCGGTTCCAGCATGCTTCGGCGTTGCCCACCCCCGCGCAACGAGACGTGGTGCGGCCGGACCTGGACACCCTGCATTCGACCGCCTGGCTCGATCTGACGGGCGAGCCGATAGTGCTGCGGGTCCCCGAGATGGGCGGAGGGCGGTATTGGCTGGTGCAACTGCTCGATGCCTGGACGAACAACGTGCACAACCCGAGCAGCCTTCGGCCGCAAGCCAAGTCGGCCACGCCGCCGTACACCTACGTGGTGACCGGTCCCGGTTGGTCGGGCGTACTGCCGGACGGTCTCACCCCGATGCCGATGCCGACGCCGACGGTATGGCTGACCTGTCGGATACAGGTCGGCGGCAACAACGACATCCGCGTCGTCCACGAGCTGCAGCAGGAGTTGCAGCTGATGCCGCTGAGCGCGTGGTTCGCAGGAACCGGCCCGTCCGCGCCCGCCGGGCCGCCCAGTAGGTGGACGGAGGCGCAGCCGTTGGCCGAGCAGGTCGCGAAGATGGGCGCGCGCGACTTTTTCCACCGGATGTGCGCGGTGATGTCGATCAATCCGCCCGCGCCCGACGACGCGCCCGCGATGCGACGCTTCGCGACCATCGGCATCCGGCCGGGTGGCAAGGTCAAGGGCATCTCCGACAGCGAACTCACTGCCGCGGCCGACACCGCCAAGGAGCAGATCCCGGTGTCTCTGGGTGCGCGGACGGTCAACGAGAACGGTTGGGTCTTCGACCCTGACATCGGCAGGTATGGCACCAACTACCTGCTGCGCGCCGTCATCGCCTGGATAGGTCTCGGCGCCACTCTGCCCGAGGACTCCATTTTTCCGACGCTGTTCGCCACGGCGGACGCCGCCGGTAGCACGGGCCGCTTCGGGCTGCACTTCGCACCCGGCCAGCTGCCGCCGGTCAACGCCTTCTGGTCACTGACCGCCTATGGCGCCGATAGCTACCTGGTGCCCAACCCGGCCGAGATCTACGCGATCGGCCATCACGCTCCGGTCGTGTTCAATGCGGATGGCTCCCTGGACCTCACGCTCCAGCACAACGATCCCGGACCGAGCATCCTCAGGGGCAACTGGCTGCCTATCCCGGAAGCGGGTCAGTTCTCGGTGAGCCTTGCCATGTTCGCGCCGAAAGAGGAAGCGTTGCACGGACGTTGGCTACCCCCGCGGCTTCTACCGCTGCCCTGA
- a CDS encoding vWA domain-containing protein: protein MGAALVKGQNGTLGADRVLVSVRTEAAVDLSALLVTEAGRVRSDADFVFFNQPSAPGVSLQPGTPATLEVSLAELPEGIAQLRAVLTLDDPTATFGRFAAAVATVADTAGVVLYEYRIEGLDSESVVIALELYRRNAQWKVRAVGQGYAGGFAALVTDHGVTVDDEPADRAPSTPPQSKAPSRSARPVEVFTVPGEAKLSLEKRAKLDLRKREVAKVLIDKDAFGIRARVVLVIDKTGSMNRQYRDQVVHRVVQRMIPVATQLDDDGTLEAYLYARFFAKLPDIEVEHGDEWAQTFLHLSGTHAGIDYNRIGGRNDELPIMRDIIDSLRSGDRPTLVLFFTDGGFANRREIAALMREASRLPAFWQFIGLGRANYGLLRSLDEMTDRVVDNAGFFALDDIDQIDDTVLYARLLGEFPDWLRAARVAGILR, encoded by the coding sequence GTGGGCGCTGCATTGGTGAAGGGGCAGAACGGGACGCTGGGGGCCGATCGGGTGTTGGTTTCGGTGCGGACCGAGGCCGCGGTAGACCTGTCGGCGCTGCTGGTGACCGAAGCCGGGCGGGTGCGATCGGACGCGGACTTCGTGTTCTTCAACCAGCCGAGTGCGCCGGGAGTGTCGCTACAGCCGGGAACGCCTGCCACGCTGGAGGTTTCGCTCGCCGAACTGCCTGAGGGCATCGCACAGTTGCGCGCGGTGCTCACGCTCGACGATCCGACGGCGACCTTCGGCCGGTTCGCGGCGGCGGTGGCGACGGTAGCCGACACAGCGGGGGTGGTGTTGTACGAGTATCGAATCGAGGGGCTCGACAGTGAATCGGTGGTGATCGCGCTGGAGTTGTATCGGCGGAACGCGCAATGGAAGGTGCGGGCAGTCGGTCAAGGCTACGCAGGTGGATTCGCCGCGCTCGTCACCGATCACGGTGTGACGGTGGACGACGAGCCCGCAGACCGAGCCCCTTCGACGCCGCCGCAATCGAAAGCGCCGTCCCGGTCCGCTCGCCCGGTTGAGGTTTTCACCGTGCCGGGTGAAGCGAAGCTCTCTTTGGAGAAGCGGGCGAAGCTGGATCTGCGCAAGCGGGAAGTGGCGAAAGTCCTGATCGATAAGGACGCCTTCGGAATTCGCGCCCGCGTCGTGCTGGTCATCGACAAGACCGGCAGCATGAACCGGCAGTACCGCGACCAGGTGGTGCATCGCGTCGTGCAGCGGATGATTCCGGTCGCCACTCAGCTCGATGACGACGGCACCCTGGAGGCGTACCTCTACGCCCGCTTCTTCGCAAAGCTGCCTGATATCGAGGTGGAACACGGCGACGAATGGGCCCAGACCTTCCTGCACCTCAGTGGAACCCACGCGGGTATCGACTACAACCGGATCGGCGGCCGCAATGACGAACTGCCGATCATGCGTGACATCATCGACTCCCTGCGTTCCGGCGACCGCCCCACCCTCGTGCTGTTCTTCACCGACGGCGGTTTCGCCAATAGGCGCGAGATCGCCGCGTTGATGCGGGAAGCTTCACGGCTGCCCGCGTTCTGGCAGTTCATCGGCCTCGGCCGGGCCAACTACGGCTTGCTACGCTCGCTGGATGAGATGACCGACCGGGTGGTGGACAACGCGGGCTTCTTCGCTCTCGACGACATCGATCAGATCGACGACACCGTGCTGTACGCACGGTTGCTCGGCGAGTTCCCGGACTGGCTGCGTGCCGCGCGGGTCGCGGGTATCCTGCGCTGA
- a CDS encoding TetR/AcrR family transcriptional regulator, with protein MSTPRTPRGRRTKAELLDACRSAVIAEVCEFGLGRLGMEGVARRADTAKTSLYRHWDTAEDLLLDALRHAHPVELPSPEGGQLRADLLRALAQLTGWLASPAGAATAAVLAERARRPELVEAMYRTVFDSRGGRFTRTVLEHYASLGELDARLLTPVVTDIGEALVIKYQIDNGQLPDERARAAIVDQAILPALGFRRFSEE; from the coding sequence GTGAGCACGCCACGCACGCCGAGGGGCCGGCGCACCAAAGCCGAACTACTCGATGCCTGCCGATCCGCCGTCATCGCCGAAGTCTGCGAATTCGGGCTCGGCCGACTCGGAATGGAAGGTGTCGCACGACGGGCCGACACCGCGAAGACCTCGCTGTACCGGCATTGGGACACCGCCGAGGACCTACTGCTCGACGCGCTGCGGCATGCACACCCGGTCGAACTGCCGTCGCCGGAGGGCGGTCAGCTCCGTGCGGATCTGCTGCGCGCACTGGCGCAGTTGACCGGCTGGCTCGCCAGCCCGGCGGGGGCGGCGACCGCGGCGGTCCTGGCCGAACGGGCACGCCGCCCGGAGCTGGTAGAAGCCATGTACCGCACCGTGTTCGACTCGCGCGGTGGCCGGTTCACCCGCACGGTGCTCGAGCACTACGCGTCGCTGGGCGAACTCGACGCCCGGCTACTGACCCCCGTCGTGACCGACATCGGCGAGGCGCTCGTCATCAAGTACCAGATCGACAACGGGCAGTTGCCCGACGAACGGGCCAGGGCGGCGATCGTCGACCAGGCGATCCTGCCCGCGCTCGGCTTTCGCCGTTTCAGTGAGGAGTAA
- a CDS encoding AI-2E family transporter: MSEPNKDQVPDDRATRDRGDVIGAGILWLAKWALCVVAIAAGAWVLGFLVAKLWVVILPVALAIVVSTVLWPPTRWLTTHGLRPAAAASIAVLGFIGLLAGVIALIVPSVVDQAPELADKSTEGVNKVRDWLQGPPLRIRDEQLDSAVDAIVSRLRSSSEQIATGVFSGVSTATSMLVALFLVLMLTFFFVKDGPRFLPWLHLVSGSRNGKHLAEVLNRIWVVLGGFIRTQALVSLIDAVLIGAGLVILGVPLALVLAVITFLGGFVPIVGAFVAGALAVLVALVGNGFVTALIVLGIIVAVQQLEGNVLQPVLQSRSMRLHAVIVLLAITAGGSLYGIIGAFLAVPVAAIVAVVLRYVGEQIDAAIAAVPEPETEPTPE, encoded by the coding sequence GTGAGCGAACCGAACAAGGACCAGGTACCGGATGACCGCGCGACGCGGGATCGGGGCGACGTCATCGGCGCGGGCATCCTGTGGCTCGCCAAATGGGCGCTGTGTGTTGTCGCGATCGCGGCGGGTGCGTGGGTGCTCGGCTTCCTGGTCGCCAAGCTGTGGGTGGTGATCCTGCCGGTGGCTCTGGCGATCGTGGTCTCGACCGTGCTGTGGCCGCCGACGCGCTGGCTCACCACACACGGCCTGCGGCCCGCCGCGGCAGCCTCGATCGCGGTACTCGGGTTCATCGGCCTGCTGGCCGGGGTCATCGCGCTGATCGTGCCCTCGGTGGTGGACCAGGCACCCGAACTCGCGGACAAGTCGACCGAGGGTGTCAACAAGGTGCGCGACTGGCTGCAGGGTCCGCCGCTGAGAATCCGCGACGAACAACTGGATTCGGCGGTCGACGCGATCGTGTCCCGGCTGCGGTCGAGCTCCGAGCAGATCGCGACCGGCGTGTTCAGCGGCGTGAGCACCGCGACATCGATGCTCGTCGCCCTGTTCCTCGTGCTCATGCTCACGTTCTTCTTCGTCAAGGACGGGCCGCGCTTCCTGCCGTGGCTGCACCTCGTGTCCGGCAGTCGCAATGGCAAGCACCTGGCGGAGGTGCTGAACCGGATCTGGGTGGTGCTCGGCGGGTTCATCCGCACCCAGGCGCTGGTCAGCCTCATCGATGCGGTACTGATCGGGGCGGGTCTGGTGATCCTCGGAGTGCCGCTCGCACTGGTGCTCGCGGTGATCACCTTCCTCGGCGGATTCGTCCCGATCGTCGGCGCGTTCGTCGCGGGCGCGCTCGCGGTGCTCGTCGCGCTCGTCGGCAATGGGTTCGTCACGGCGCTGATCGTGCTCGGCATCATCGTCGCCGTGCAGCAGCTGGAAGGCAATGTCCTGCAACCGGTATTGCAGAGCCGCAGCATGCGGCTGCACGCCGTCATCGTGCTGCTGGCCATCACCGCGGGTGGCTCGCTGTACGGCATCATCGGCGCCTTCCTCGCGGTGCCGGTCGCCGCCATCGTCGCGGTCGTCCTGCGCTATGTCGGCGAGCAGATCGACGCGGCAATCGCTGCCGTACCGGAGCCGGAAACCGAACCTACTCCCGAATAG